The DNA sequence GGTCGGGAGTGGAACCGGCGCGCAGTTGGTTGCAGAACCGGTGTCCGGCCGACAGGCGGGCATTGGGCGGACCGGACTTGAAGACGCCGTTGGCGTCGAGTGCCGCGAGATAGCTGGCGTCGTCGGCGTACGCCGGTGTGCTGCCGAGCAAGGCGATGGCGGCGC is a window from the Mycobacterium sp. SVM_VP21 genome containing:
- a CDS encoding DUF732 domain-containing protein → MNRILGAAVFAGSAAIALLGSTPAYADDASYLAALDANGVFKSGPPNARLSAGHRFCNQLRAGSTPDQVVDDYVRRPSFGGPSMVDDLTVDLRPVIDIAQHELCPDTLH